One genomic region from Deltaproteobacteria bacterium encodes:
- a CDS encoding MFS transporter has product MNNQVAKSTKGRRGNNGCDGAAPLFRSQAGPILLLTGIFSLNFMARIILSPLMPTIEGDLQVDHSQAGGLFLLTSLGYFVALLGAGFLSSRITHRRTILLSSAAVGITLLAVSFSNGLLGMRLGFLFLGVASGFYLPSGIATLTTSIRPADWGKGLGIHELAPNFSFVAAPLVCECLLPWVGWRGILALLGGASILAGAAFAFFGRGGDFPGEAPNFTSFKTFLVEPAFWIMAILFSLAISGSMGIFAMLPLYLVVEQGIDRNWANTLVALSRISGLGMGFVAGWATDRFGPRGILSVIFLLTGVSTILLGTAPKSWIVFLVFLQPMLAVTFFPPGFVALSAIGPPGARNVAVSLTIPLAFLFGGGVIPAAIGVMGDYGSFALGIALVGGVIAMGFILSLRLKLPQI; this is encoded by the coding sequence ATGAACAATCAAGTCGCGAAAAGTACTAAGGGCCGCCGTGGCAACAATGGATGTGATGGCGCTGCCCCCCTTTTTCGATCACAAGCAGGCCCTATCCTTTTGCTCACAGGGATCTTCTCCTTGAACTTCATGGCCAGAATCATTCTATCACCCTTAATGCCTACCATTGAAGGAGACCTGCAAGTAGATCACAGCCAAGCAGGCGGCCTTTTTCTTTTGACTTCTCTGGGATACTTCGTGGCGCTGCTGGGCGCAGGTTTCCTCTCCTCAAGGATCACACACAGAAGAACCATTCTCCTTTCATCCGCGGCTGTCGGGATCACGCTCTTGGCCGTATCCTTCAGCAATGGCCTGCTTGGAATGCGTTTGGGATTTCTCTTTCTCGGCGTTGCAAGTGGCTTCTATCTTCCCTCCGGCATTGCCACACTCACCACGTCAATCAGGCCCGCAGACTGGGGAAAGGGCCTCGGCATACACGAACTGGCGCCTAACTTTAGTTTTGTAGCGGCGCCATTGGTGTGCGAGTGTCTCTTGCCATGGGTTGGTTGGCGGGGAATTTTGGCCCTATTGGGAGGGGCATCCATTCTCGCCGGCGCGGCCTTTGCTTTTTTCGGAAGAGGCGGGGACTTTCCAGGCGAGGCGCCGAATTTTACATCTTTTAAAACCTTTCTTGTTGAACCGGCATTTTGGATCATGGCCATCCTTTTCAGCCTGGCCATCAGCGGTTCCATGGGCATCTTCGCCATGCTTCCCCTTTATCTCGTCGTTGAACAGGGCATAGATCGGAACTGGGCCAACACCTTGGTGGCCCTTTCTCGAATCTCGGGCCTGGGTATGGGCTTCGTGGCCGGGTGGGCCACCGATCGCTTTGGACCAAGGGGGATTTTGAGCGTCATTTTTCTTCTCACCGGCGTATCGACCATTCTGCTGGGAACGGCTCCGAAATCTTGGATCGTGTTCCTTGTTTTCCTCCAGCCCATGCTCGCCGTGACTTTTTTCCCGCCGGGTTTTGTCGCCCTGTCCGCCATAGGACCCCCCGGTGCCCGAAACGTGGCGGTCTCTCTCACCATACCCCTGGCTTTCCTTTTCGGAGGCGGGGTAATCCCGGCCGCAATAGGCGTCATGGGAGATTACGGCTCCTTTGCCCTGGGAATCGCTTTGGTGGGCGGGGTTATAGCCATGGGGTTTATATTGTCGCTCCGGCTGAAATTACCTCAAATATAA
- a CDS encoding PAS domain S-box protein, whose translation MTTKPTYEELERKVRELEKLSVNSDWAVEAAREKEELFRNVYNTAPLAFVVWDLDTRVTDWNEKAHKVFGWSKEEALGRIFLDFLIPEKERPHIEHVVNNLVEGELPSYSINDNVTKDGRIITCEWNNSPLHDDDGNIVGAISLALDITERKCAEEELCQREATLKSIFRVAPVGIGLVTNHVLKRVNDRICEMTGYSREELVDQSARMLYPTDEDFEFVGVEEYAQIAQRGIGIVETRWKRKGGKLMDVLLSSTPVDPDHLAAGVTFTALDITERKKAEEELRESEDRYRRITEAITDYIYTVTVQDGRPVETVHRPACVAVTGYTAEDFRKNPYLWIQMVHEEDRKSVEEQAERTISGVKVPGLEHRIVRKDGSIRWVRNTPVLNFDSQRRLLSYDGLLQDITERRQAEEALRKAHHELERFNLQLEERVQERTDELKQKNKQLVEAERLAALGQMANRVAHELRNPLTAVGGFARRINQQTTDDDPNKRYLQIIVDKVIIMENKVSEITKIQSL comes from the coding sequence ATGACGACCAAACCGACTTATGAAGAGCTGGAACGGAAGGTCCGTGAGTTGGAAAAATTATCTGTCAATAGCGATTGGGCAGTAGAGGCGGCTCGCGAGAAAGAGGAACTCTTTCGCAATGTGTACAACACTGCGCCTTTAGCGTTTGTCGTTTGGGATTTAGACACTCGCGTAACCGATTGGAACGAGAAAGCACATAAAGTCTTTGGTTGGTCCAAGGAAGAGGCTCTAGGGCGCATTTTTCTTGATTTCTTGATTCCAGAAAAGGAGCGGCCTCATATCGAACATGTGGTGAACAATCTCGTTGAAGGTGAACTACCTAGTTATTCCATCAATGACAACGTCACCAAAGACGGACGAATAATTACCTGTGAGTGGAATAATTCCCCGCTTCATGATGATGACGGGAATATAGTCGGGGCGATATCCCTTGCGCTCGACATCACAGAACGAAAGTGCGCTGAGGAGGAACTGTGTCAAAGGGAAGCCACATTAAAGAGTATTTTCAGGGTTGCACCGGTAGGCATTGGTCTGGTTACCAATCATGTCCTGAAACGGGTTAATGACCGTATCTGCGAAATGACCGGGTACTCTCGGGAGGAACTGGTGGATCAAAGCGCACGAATGCTCTACCCGACCGACGAAGATTTTGAGTTTGTTGGGGTGGAGGAATACGCTCAAATCGCTCAGCGGGGCATCGGAATAGTGGAGACCCGCTGGAAGCGCAAGGGCGGGAAGTTGATGGATGTGCTGTTGAGTTCCACCCCCGTCGATCCCGATCATCTGGCGGCTGGGGTGACTTTCACCGCATTGGACATTACCGAGCGCAAAAAAGCGGAGGAGGAGCTTCGAGAGAGTGAGGATAGGTATCGCCGCATCACCGAAGCTATCACAGACTATATTTACACTGTGACCGTACAAGACGGCCGTCCCGTTGAAACAGTCCACCGACCTGCCTGTGTAGCAGTAACCGGCTACACCGCTGAGGACTTCAGGAAAAACCCTTACCTGTGGATACAAATGGTACATGAAGAAGACCGTAAATCTGTTGAAGAACAGGCCGAACGTACCATATCAGGCGTGAAAGTTCCGGGACTAGAACACCGGATCGTCCGCAAAGATGGTTCTATACGTTGGGTGAGGAATACACCTGTCCTGAACTTTGACAGCCAGAGGCGGTTATTGTCCTATGATGGGCTATTGCAGGACATCACTGAGCGCAGACAGGCTGAGGAGGCCTTGCGCAAGGCCCACCATGAGTTGGAAAGGTTCAACTTACAGCTCGAAGAAAGGGTTCAAGAAAGGACTGACGAGCTGAAGCAGAAGAATAAACAGTTAGTAGAAGCTGAGAGGCTAGCTGCGCTCGGCCAAATGGCAAACAGGGTGGCCCATGAACTCAGAAATCCGCTGACAGCAGTCGGTGGATTCGCTCGGAGAATCAATCAACAAACGACTGATGATGATCCAAACAAGAGATACCTCCAGATAATAGTCGATAAGGTGATAATAATGGAAAACAAAGTCTCAGAAATTACAAAAATCCAGTCGCTGTAA
- a CDS encoding PilZ domain-containing protein: MEKRAVTRIPLKTKALVRHGGTTITGTIQNLSLTGIFLKSSEIVKTNGVVKVEILFTGPSSQLSIILDGIVTRHDHKAMAIEFRNMDIDSFFHLRNLISYSTDDMDKVKAQFQEFVANKNSLGGT, translated from the coding sequence ATGGAAAAGAGAGCTGTTACAAGGATACCATTAAAGACCAAGGCCCTTGTCAGGCATGGTGGTACAACAATAACAGGTACAATTCAAAATCTCAGTCTAACCGGAATCTTCCTGAAATCATCAGAGATCGTCAAAACAAATGGAGTGGTAAAAGTCGAGATATTGTTTACAGGACCTTCATCACAGCTTTCGATAATTCTAGACGGTATTGTTACAAGGCATGATCACAAAGCAATGGCTATTGAATTTCGGAATATGGATATTGACTCCTTTTTCCACCTAAGAAACCTCATTTCATATAGCACGGATGATATGGACAAGGTAAAGGCGCAATTTCAGGAATTCGTAGCAAACAAAAACAGTTTAGGGGGAACGTGA
- a CDS encoding sugar phosphate isomerase/epimerase, whose translation MIEDILRKVQISIPFRLLKEKYLRLVLDNRINPEIAIDGKTIDTCSSKDFLEMASIIQKEGLSITLHGPFYDLAPGGMDTKILEASRDRLKQVFNLIPVFEPMSIVCHTGYDRKRYHEVENEWLETALETWTPLIDDLRGTETTLVIENVYEKTPKMLLRLMKGLDTTKVGFCFDTGHMNVFSETSMEDWLKALGPFLKQVHLHDNDGTSDDHWAIGAGKIDFEILFRYVEKNHLRPIITLEPHREDWIWQSLEALSKSGRFCRIISAP comes from the coding sequence GTGATTGAAGACATCCTAAGAAAAGTTCAAATATCTATTCCCTTCAGACTCCTCAAAGAAAAATACCTGCGCCTGGTCTTGGATAACAGGATCAATCCTGAAATCGCCATTGACGGAAAAACTATCGACACATGTTCCAGCAAAGACTTTTTGGAAATGGCCTCTATTATCCAGAAGGAAGGCCTCTCAATCACCTTGCACGGACCTTTCTATGACCTGGCCCCAGGGGGGATGGATACGAAGATTCTAGAGGCTAGTCGAGATAGACTCAAACAAGTATTCAACCTCATACCTGTATTTGAGCCAATGTCCATCGTCTGCCACACAGGATACGACAGAAAAAGATATCATGAAGTGGAAAACGAGTGGCTCGAGACAGCCCTGGAAACATGGACACCCTTAATAGATGACCTACGGGGCACGGAAACAACTCTGGTCATCGAAAATGTATACGAAAAAACCCCGAAGATGCTTCTGAGATTGATGAAAGGATTGGATACAACAAAAGTGGGCTTCTGTTTCGATACAGGCCATATGAACGTCTTCTCTGAAACAAGCATGGAGGATTGGCTGAAGGCTTTAGGGCCTTTCTTGAAACAAGTCCATCTTCACGACAATGACGGAACATCGGATGACCATTGGGCCATTGGCGCAGGAAAGATAGATTTTGAAATCTTGTTCAGATATGTGGAAAAAAATCACTTAAGACCTATCATTACCCTTGAGCCCCATCGAGAAGACTGGATCTGGCAAAGCCTAGAGGCCCTTTCCAAATCGGGGCGCTTTTGTCGGATTATCTCAGCCCCTTGA
- a CDS encoding radical SAM protein, whose protein sequence is MGTCRYCERSGKTISAVIGFCADCIRSHFSEVWPEIAKVHARSRKAYGLPVEPPRDPQGVSCDICFNRCRIPEGRSGFCGLRHVRDGKLKGGRPHEGNLSFYHDPLPTNCVAGFVCPGGTGCGYPRYAHVKGPEYGYKNLAVFYHACAFNCLYCQNYHFKERTFASAKFHARDLAAAADDRTGCICYFGGDPGPQILHALKAARLAIRRKGDQILRICWETNGSINQPYLDMMAEVSFESGGCIKFDLKAWDEGLHKALCGVTNRKTLDNFEALSKLGSQRPDPPFLIASTLLVPGYVDEQEVEAIARYICALNPDIPYSLLGFYPCFYLKDLPTTSRRHAMRCQEIARKAGLWRTHIGNVHMLGEDY, encoded by the coding sequence ATGGGTACGTGCCGTTATTGTGAAAGGTCTGGCAAGACCATTTCGGCTGTCATTGGTTTCTGTGCAGATTGCATTCGCAGCCACTTTTCCGAGGTCTGGCCAGAAATCGCCAAGGTTCATGCCAGAAGCCGCAAGGCTTATGGCCTTCCGGTAGAGCCTCCCCGTGATCCGCAGGGGGTATCTTGTGACATCTGTTTCAATAGGTGCCGGATTCCAGAAGGCCGATCAGGCTTTTGCGGGCTTCGGCATGTCAGGGACGGAAAGCTAAAGGGAGGACGGCCCCATGAAGGCAACCTCTCTTTCTACCATGATCCCCTTCCGACCAATTGTGTGGCTGGTTTTGTGTGTCCCGGGGGCACGGGGTGCGGGTATCCGCGGTATGCCCATGTGAAAGGCCCTGAATACGGATACAAGAATCTGGCCGTCTTCTATCATGCGTGTGCCTTTAACTGCCTTTATTGCCAGAACTACCACTTCAAAGAAAGGACCTTTGCCTCCGCGAAGTTCCACGCAAGGGATCTGGCCGCAGCCGCCGATGACAGGACCGGTTGCATCTGCTACTTCGGGGGCGATCCTGGCCCCCAGATACTGCATGCGCTAAAAGCGGCCAGGCTGGCCATAAGGAGAAAAGGCGATCAAATCCTCAGGATATGCTGGGAGACGAATGGATCTATCAACCAGCCGTATCTGGACATGATGGCCGAGGTATCTTTCGAATCCGGGGGCTGCATCAAGTTTGACTTAAAGGCATGGGACGAGGGGCTTCACAAGGCCCTGTGCGGGGTAACGAACAGAAAGACCCTGGATAATTTCGAGGCTCTGAGCAAGCTGGGCTCCCAGCGGCCTGACCCCCCTTTTCTGATTGCAAGTACCCTTCTAGTGCCCGGGTACGTGGATGAACAGGAAGTGGAGGCGATAGCACGCTACATTTGCGCGTTGAACCCTGACATTCCGTACAGCCTCCTGGGGTTCTATCCCTGCTTTTACCTGAAAGACCTCCCGACCACTTCTCGCAGGCATGCCATGCGCTGCCAGGAGATTGCCCGCAAGGCTGGGCTCTGGCGGACTCACATAGGAAACGTGCATATGCTCGGGGAAGACTACTAA
- the mutY gene encoding A/G-specific adenine glycosylase, whose protein sequence is MAPKGSQRISKSILSWYGTHQRDLPWRTTRDPYHIWVSEIMLQQTQVETVIPYYHRFLKQFQTVNALARAPLDKVLKAWENMGYYARARNLHAAAQAVVKRFGGKIPDSWDALRSLPGVGDYTAGAILSMAFGLPLPAVDANVRRIVARLFAIEEPLDERLTARHVARLAAELVPRQGAGEFNQGLMDLGATLCTPKNPTCRACPLEPSCRARARRLEDTLPVAKKRGPIPHHHVTAGIMHDQAGRMLIAQRPNHGLLGGLWKFPGGKQTGKESLKSCLRRETLEELGIRIRVGASITSVNHAYTHFRITLHAFHGRLLTGTPQARGCRDWRWTEKGEFQEFAFSKADRKIIQALE, encoded by the coding sequence ATGGCACCCAAAGGATCACAACGCATTTCCAAAAGCATTCTCTCCTGGTATGGGACCCACCAACGGGACCTGCCTTGGCGCACCACCCGTGACCCCTACCATATTTGGGTCTCCGAAATCATGCTCCAGCAAACCCAGGTGGAAACAGTGATCCCCTATTACCACCGCTTTTTAAAACAATTTCAAACCGTTAACGCACTGGCCAGGGCCCCTTTGGACAAGGTGCTCAAGGCCTGGGAAAACATGGGATATTATGCCAGGGCCCGCAATCTGCATGCGGCGGCCCAAGCCGTGGTGAAACGATTCGGAGGGAAAATACCGGACTCGTGGGACGCGCTCAGGAGCCTGCCCGGTGTGGGAGACTACACTGCCGGCGCCATCTTGAGCATGGCGTTCGGCCTGCCCTTGCCGGCCGTTGATGCCAACGTGAGACGGATTGTCGCTCGCCTGTTCGCCATTGAAGAGCCCCTGGATGAAAGACTAACAGCCCGACATGTGGCACGCTTGGCCGCAGAACTCGTCCCCCGGCAAGGGGCCGGTGAGTTCAACCAGGGTCTCATGGACCTGGGGGCCACGCTCTGTACGCCCAAAAACCCGACCTGCAGGGCCTGCCCTCTCGAACCCAGTTGCCGGGCCCGCGCCCGCCGATTGGAAGATACGTTGCCGGTGGCCAAAAAACGCGGTCCCATTCCACACCACCACGTGACGGCAGGAATCATGCACGACCAGGCGGGCCGCATGCTCATCGCCCAACGGCCCAATCACGGCCTATTGGGGGGGCTCTGGAAATTCCCCGGAGGAAAACAGACGGGAAAAGAGAGCCTGAAAAGCTGCCTGCGCCGAGAAACACTGGAAGAGTTGGGGATTCGAATCCGGGTGGGGGCGTCCATCACCTCGGTGAACCATGCTTACACCCATTTCCGCATCACCCTGCACGCCTTCCACGGCAGGCTCCTGACCGGAACACCGCAGGCCAGGGGCTGCCGGGACTGGCGTTGGACCGAGAAGGGAGAGTTTCAGGAATTCGCCTTTTCCAAAGCGGACCGGAAGATCATTCAGGCCCTGGAATAA
- a CDS encoding acyl-CoA thioesterase, producing MKREKTVCESRVEMAQVMFPSDANRAGNVHGGTIMKLIDTAAGIAAIRHCRTNVVTASMDRLDFYEPVFIGELVILRASINYVGHTSMEVGVRVEAEELMTGEVRHTNSAYLTIVSLGENRKPMAVPGIIPQTDEEKRRFEEGKARDKRRKELRKKRNRP from the coding sequence ATGAAACGAGAAAAGACGGTGTGCGAATCAAGGGTTGAGATGGCCCAGGTGATGTTTCCATCGGACGCCAACCGGGCCGGGAATGTTCATGGCGGCACCATCATGAAACTGATAGACACGGCTGCAGGCATTGCGGCAATTCGTCATTGTCGCACCAATGTTGTCACCGCTTCCATGGACAGATTGGATTTTTACGAGCCCGTCTTTATAGGAGAACTGGTCATTTTGCGGGCGTCCATCAACTACGTGGGACATACTTCCATGGAAGTAGGCGTGAGGGTAGAGGCCGAAGAACTCATGACAGGAGAAGTACGTCACACAAATTCCGCGTACCTGACCATAGTCTCTCTGGGAGAGAATAGGAAACCCATGGCAGTTCCAGGGATTATCCCTCAAACCGACGAAGAGAAGCGTCGATTTGAAGAGGGAAAAGCTAGAGATAAACGGCGCAAGGAGTTAAGAAAGAAGAGAAACAGGCCATAA
- a CDS encoding TldD/PmbA family protein yields the protein MRERIEKALRKSDAEYTEIRIESLTSSRAHFRGEELDNIGSSKTLGGIVRALVKGGWGYATFNDLSNVEIRVKEACESAKLVGKGESKLAEVEPVVDEITATLEKDFRNVSLSEKKSVIEEYNKIILHYDDKIETSTVAYNDGFRKVWYGNSEGTYIEDERPDVGVMLSATAREGDNVQRGFESVAGGAGFQIIEGLQEKAVAAARRAVDLLSAPPVTGGRYTVIINPKLSGVFAHEAFGHLSESDFVYENERMKELMVLGKRIGSDMVNIIDDGKILGLRGTHKYDDEGVKTRKNYLIKDGILAGRLHSRETAAKMGEEPTGNARAISYKHQPIVRMTNTYIDKGNAGFQDMIKDVDLGLYAIDMVGGQTSMEMFTFSAACGYMIREGEIAELVRDVVLTGNVFETLMHIDMVGDTVEFPPAGGGCGKGGQAPLPVGFGGPCVRIQNVVVGGR from the coding sequence ATGAGAGAAAGGATTGAAAAGGCGTTACGTAAGAGTGATGCGGAATACACGGAGATTCGCATTGAGAGTCTAACCTCTTCCCGTGCGCATTTCAGAGGTGAAGAGCTGGACAACATCGGTTCATCCAAGACGTTGGGCGGTATCGTAAGGGCCCTTGTCAAAGGTGGCTGGGGCTATGCCACTTTCAATGATCTCAGTAACGTTGAAATCAGAGTGAAAGAAGCTTGCGAATCCGCAAAATTGGTAGGTAAAGGAGAAAGTAAACTTGCTGAGGTGGAACCGGTGGTTGATGAGATAACAGCGACCCTGGAAAAGGATTTCAGAAATGTGTCGCTGTCAGAAAAAAAATCGGTCATCGAGGAGTACAATAAGATTATTCTTCATTACGACGACAAGATTGAAACATCTACTGTTGCCTATAACGACGGTTTCAGAAAAGTCTGGTACGGAAATTCCGAAGGAACTTACATTGAAGATGAACGACCGGATGTAGGTGTGATGTTATCGGCCACTGCAAGAGAAGGTGATAATGTCCAGCGAGGATTTGAAAGTGTTGCAGGCGGTGCAGGCTTTCAAATTATTGAAGGGCTGCAAGAAAAGGCGGTAGCCGCAGCCAGGCGTGCCGTGGACTTGCTTTCCGCCCCACCCGTTACAGGTGGTCGATATACTGTAATCATTAATCCCAAACTGTCAGGCGTGTTTGCCCACGAAGCATTCGGGCATTTGAGCGAATCGGACTTTGTCTACGAAAATGAGCGCATGAAAGAGCTAATGGTGCTGGGGAAGCGCATAGGTTCGGACATGGTCAACATCATTGACGACGGGAAAATCCTTGGTCTCAGAGGTACTCATAAATACGATGATGAAGGCGTGAAAACCAGAAAGAACTACTTGATCAAAGATGGTATTCTGGCAGGAAGACTCCATTCCCGTGAGACCGCTGCCAAGATGGGTGAGGAGCCCACAGGCAATGCAAGGGCCATCAGCTACAAACATCAACCCATTGTGCGCATGACCAACACCTATATTGACAAAGGGAATGCCGGTTTTCAAGATATGATAAAAGACGTGGACCTGGGACTATATGCCATAGATATGGTGGGCGGTCAAACCTCTATGGAGATGTTCACCTTTAGCGCTGCCTGCGGTTATATGATCAGAGAGGGTGAGATAGCCGAACTGGTTAGGGATGTGGTGCTCACAGGGAACGTTTTTGAAACGTTGATGCATATTGATATGGTAGGGGATACTGTGGAATTCCCGCCAGCGGGCGGTGGCTGTGGAAAAGGTGGGCAGGCACCCTTGCCTGTGGGATTTGGTGGCCCCTGTGTTCGCATTCAGAACGTTGTCGTTGGAGGCAGGTAA
- the amrS gene encoding AmmeMemoRadiSam system radical SAM enzyme yields MSSLQEPEDSTDSRIREALLYRKLADGKVRCGTCERSCEIPPDRFGFCKTRKNISGKLYTVVYGDISSLSANPIEKKPFFHFYPGSRALTVGTWSCNFTCPWCQNWKLSKSYPDAKKGAYISPSEFVKAIKRYDCHGSSISFNEPTLLLEYALDVFDLARDAGYYNTYVSNGYMSKGALRLLAEHGLNAMNLDVKGDKRAVQRYCGADVDKVWRNAVEAKRWGVHIEMTTLVIPGVNDNHACLRGIAKRIRNELGKDTPWHLSAYYPAYQFEAPPTPVSTLEQGRDMGVAEGLTYVYVGNVPGHPYENTCCPHCKTLLIERYVFDIRAYHITAQKSCPNCQQVIPIVGNYIKEEK; encoded by the coding sequence ATGTCATCCTTACAGGAACCTGAAGACTCGACCGATTCGAGGATTAGAGAGGCCCTTCTTTACAGAAAGCTGGCGGATGGAAAGGTGAGATGCGGCACCTGTGAGAGGTCTTGTGAGATACCTCCGGATAGATTCGGATTTTGCAAAACCAGAAAGAATATAAGCGGCAAACTCTACACCGTAGTTTACGGAGATATATCTTCTCTCAGCGCGAATCCTATCGAGAAGAAACCTTTTTTCCATTTTTACCCTGGAAGCCGAGCACTAACCGTGGGAACCTGGTCGTGTAACTTCACCTGTCCATGGTGTCAGAACTGGAAGCTGAGCAAATCATATCCTGACGCAAAGAAAGGCGCCTATATCAGCCCTTCAGAATTTGTGAAGGCGATAAAACGATACGACTGCCACGGAAGCAGCATCTCCTTTAATGAGCCGACCCTTCTTCTGGAATATGCTCTGGATGTCTTCGATCTGGCAAGAGATGCGGGCTACTACAATACCTACGTCTCGAACGGTTATATGAGTAAAGGGGCCTTGAGGCTGTTGGCCGAACATGGCCTTAACGCCATGAACCTAGATGTCAAAGGGGACAAAAGGGCCGTTCAGAGATACTGTGGCGCCGATGTCGACAAGGTCTGGAGAAATGCGGTAGAGGCCAAAAGATGGGGTGTTCACATAGAGATGACGACCTTAGTCATTCCCGGCGTAAATGATAATCATGCCTGTTTGAGAGGCATAGCAAAAAGGATCAGGAATGAACTCGGCAAGGATACGCCATGGCATCTCTCGGCCTATTATCCGGCATACCAATTTGAGGCGCCGCCAACCCCCGTATCTACCCTGGAACAAGGACGGGATATGGGAGTAGCCGAAGGCTTAACCTATGTCTATGTGGGCAATGTCCCTGGACACCCATATGAGAATACCTGTTGCCCCCATTGCAAAACGCTCTTGATTGAGCGATATGTCTTTGACATAAGGGCATACCACATAACTGCTCAGAAAAGCTGTCCCAACTGCCAGCAAGTCATTCCCATTGTGGGCAACTACATCAAAGAGGAAAAGTAG